The genomic region AGCCGTTCCGGGGGCAGTGGGCGGTGCCCGGCGGCTTCCTCCTGGCGGACGAGTCGCTGGAGGCCGCGGCACTCCGCGAGCTGCGCGAGGAGACGGGCGTGGAGCAGGCCTTCCTCGAGCAGCTCTACACCTTCGGCGACCCCGGCCGCGACCCGCGCGGACGCGTGGTGACGGTGGCCTATTACGCGCTGATGGCGCCCGACGGGGTGGCGCCGCTGGTGTGGTCGGACGCGGCGGAGGCGCGCTGGTGGCCGCTGTCCGGGCTGCCGCAGCCGCTGGCGTTCGACCACGCGCGCATCGTGGAGGTGGCGCTCGCGCGGCTGCGCGGGAAGGTGGAGTACACCACCGTGGGATTCGAGCTGCTGCCACGCAAGTTCACGCTGGCGGAGCTGCAGACGGTGTACGAGGCCATCCTCGGCCAGCCGCTCGACAAGCGCAACTTCCGCCGCAAGATCGAGATGCTCGACGGGCTGGTCGCGCTGGACGAGTGGCGCCGCCCGCCCGCCGGCCGCCCCGCGCGCCTCTACGCCTTCCGCGCCGGGCCATCCCGGTAACGCTGATTTCACCCAGAGCCACGGAGGAACCATCTTCCCGCGGCTCTGCGTCTCCAGGTGGGCCAGTCTTTCAGACCACCACCTTTTCCGCCATCGGCTCCGGCGCGTCGGAGAAGCCGAGGAGGCGCAGCTCACCGCTGGGGAAGCGCGCGGTGATCTCCAACTCGCCACCGAGCGCCTCGATGTAGCGGCGGAGGGTGCTCAGGTACATGTCCGCGCGCTTCTCCAGCTGCGAGATGTTGGCCTGCGTGGTGCCGAGCGCGGCCGCCATCTCCTGCTGCGTCTTCTCGCGCGCCTGACGCAGCTCGTGCAGCGGGATCTCGAGCAGCATCTGCAGGCTGCGCTCCTGCGCCCGCTCGCGCGCCTCGGGGCTCATGCGGGCCCTCAGTTCAGCATACTTCTTCGCCATTGCTCGTCCTCCAGCGCAAGTTCGCGCAGGTGCATGTCGTACAGGGCGTCGGCGATCGGGACGTACTGGTCGTACCAGCGGTCGTCGCCCGTCTTGTCGCCGCCGATGAGGAGCATGGCCACGCGTCGCGGGTCGAAAGCGTACAGGACCCGGAACGGCCGGCCGCGATGCTGCACGCGAAGCTCGCGCATGTGGCCATGGCGCGA from Longimicrobium sp. harbors:
- a CDS encoding type II toxin-antitoxin system RelE/ParE family toxin, with product MCFEVEYTDEFEEWWNSLDEDEQESIDSSVRLLELAGPRLPFPHSSGVRGSRHGHMRELRVQHRGRPFRVLYAFDPRRVAMLLIGGDKTGDDRWYDQYVPIADALYDMHLRELALEDEQWRRSMLN
- a CDS encoding XRE family transcriptional regulator, which translates into the protein MSPEARERAQERSLQMLLEIPLHELRQAREKTQQEMAAALGTTQANISQLEKRADMYLSTLRRYIEALGGELEITARFPSGELRLLGFSDAPEPMAEKVVV
- a CDS encoding NUDIX domain-containing protein: MTSTEAGEMAAPRRERPEVTVDVVVFTLLGGALHVLLVRRGIEPFRGQWAVPGGFLLADESLEAAALRELREETGVEQAFLEQLYTFGDPGRDPRGRVVTVAYYALMAPDGVAPLVWSDAAEARWWPLSGLPQPLAFDHARIVEVALARLRGKVEYTTVGFELLPRKFTLAELQTVYEAILGQPLDKRNFRRKIEMLDGLVALDEWRRPPAGRPARLYAFRAGPSR